A single region of the Pseudomonadota bacterium genome encodes:
- a CDS encoding amidoligase family protein: MEIEVNALDSRDFINYPLSDGEIPEGIDYIGESMSRLLKEPVAIKTWHYTHNNNQWVLKSDRSCGIEICSPVSNGRYGLNKICDVLDVLNHDDRIPIDHRCSLHVHVNVSDCSRREIASILGCWIKAEPVFIDALPAYRKKSRYFQCIGASNLIGPMLESGDVLERLLGTHKYMTINTYHKMKNNRPTIEFRIMGNEGCRCTEIGRNWIILVMHFVEMAKKKQLFNNYANLWSGLLWDDPRQVMELLGFMGDYELSEDLISVRRWFLKNLKLRIGKGTGFWNMESRGFAAKQVQDIISELRLDI; this comes from the coding sequence GTGGAAATTGAGGTCAATGCTTTAGACAGCAGAGATTTTATCAATTATCCATTATCTGACGGAGAAATCCCTGAGGGTATCGATTATATAGGCGAAAGTATGTCAAGATTGTTAAAAGAGCCGGTTGCCATTAAGACATGGCATTATACTCACAATAACAATCAATGGGTTTTAAAGTCAGATAGAAGTTGTGGCATTGAGATTTGTTCGCCTGTAAGCAATGGCAGATATGGACTCAATAAAATTTGTGATGTATTAGATGTGTTAAATCACGATGATAGAATTCCCATAGATCATCGTTGTTCGTTACATGTTCATGTAAATGTCTCCGATTGCAGCCGTCGAGAGATAGCCTCTATTTTAGGATGTTGGATTAAAGCCGAGCCTGTTTTCATTGATGCTCTTCCTGCTTATCGTAAAAAGAGTCGTTATTTTCAATGCATTGGTGCCAGCAATTTGATTGGGCCGATGCTGGAATCTGGCGATGTTTTAGAACGGTTGTTAGGCACGCACAAGTATATGACCATCAATACTTATCACAAGATGAAGAATAATAGGCCAACAATTGAATTTAGAATTATGGGCAATGAGGGCTGCCGATGCACAGAGATAGGTAGAAATTGGATTATTTTAGTAATGCATTTTGTGGAGATGGCCAAGAAGAAGCAATTATTCAATAACTATGCTAATTTGTGGTCTGGTTTATTGTGGGATGATCCTCGGCAAGTAATGGAGCTTTTGGGGTTCATGGGCGACTACGAATTGTCAGAAGATTTAATCAGTGTACGAAGGTGGTTTTTAAAGAATCTAAAGCTTCGAATCGGCAAAGGTACAGGATTTTGGAATATGGAAAGCAGGGGATTTGCTGCAAAACAGGTGCAGGATATTATTTCAGAATTACGGCTGGATATATAG